From the genome of Nocardia sp. NBC_01503, one region includes:
- a CDS encoding MAB_1171c family putative transporter codes for MQFALVYGSVGILAVLVFGWRLMLALRGTRFAARWAVAVAIACAAIGFEAAVPQVYEWIGRVGGSPNLATLIVYSAITTATLAQLVWTTYLVEPNAVDAPEPSAPATIANSTVTGPNINGRIVILINLVVVLVLVALFFAAPVHGESHATDFDYHYATVPLVDLFLGIYLCAYTLALLRIVLLCRTWIPHVREQPWLRRGLVLLVAGSVIAIGYSIGKTVALIAAWAGYSPRTLNMEIAPAFASAGAAIMLFGYLCPSLLPQAMATVQRARALPRLRPLWLALREATPEVGTAAPAARRMGRDRLYRRVIEIRDALLLLQPHLTPEIYSRAVEIADRLGVPAADREAAIEAVRIALALRAHRAGVTPVDHGETFRRPDRPTFLGELTWLGAVSSAYRKYLATDRAVLDPTRT; via the coding sequence GTGCAGTTCGCCCTGGTTTACGGAAGTGTCGGCATACTCGCCGTGCTGGTGTTCGGGTGGCGGCTCATGCTCGCCCTGCGCGGCACCCGGTTCGCCGCGCGCTGGGCGGTCGCGGTCGCCATTGCCTGTGCGGCAATAGGTTTCGAGGCCGCGGTACCTCAGGTGTACGAGTGGATCGGCCGCGTCGGCGGCAGCCCGAACCTGGCCACCCTGATCGTCTACTCGGCCATCACCACCGCCACCCTGGCGCAGCTGGTGTGGACGACCTACCTGGTCGAACCGAATGCGGTGGACGCCCCTGAGCCGAGCGCGCCCGCGACCATCGCCAACTCGACGGTGACGGGGCCGAATATCAACGGCCGCATAGTGATCCTGATCAACCTGGTCGTCGTGCTGGTGCTGGTCGCGCTCTTCTTCGCCGCACCTGTGCACGGCGAGTCGCATGCGACCGACTTCGACTACCACTACGCGACCGTCCCGCTGGTGGACCTCTTCCTGGGTATCTACCTCTGCGCCTACACCCTCGCGCTGCTGCGCATCGTGCTGCTGTGTCGCACCTGGATTCCGCACGTGCGCGAACAACCCTGGCTACGAAGGGGTTTGGTACTGCTGGTCGCGGGATCGGTGATCGCGATCGGTTACAGCATCGGTAAAACCGTCGCTCTCATCGCGGCCTGGGCCGGATACTCACCGCGCACCCTGAATATGGAGATCGCTCCCGCCTTCGCCAGCGCGGGCGCCGCCATCATGCTGTTCGGATATCTGTGCCCCTCGCTGCTGCCGCAGGCGATGGCAACCGTCCAGCGCGCCCGTGCGCTGCCCAGACTGCGTCCACTCTGGCTCGCACTGCGCGAGGCGACGCCCGAGGTGGGCACGGCCGCCCCGGCGGCTCGGCGGATGGGCCGGGACCGGTTGTACCGTCGCGTCATCGAAATCCGTGACGCCCTACTGCTGTTGCAACCTCACCTCACTCCCGAAATCTACTCGCGGGCAGTGGAAATCGCGGATCGACTGGGTGTTCCAGCGGCCGATCGCGAAGCGGCCATCGAGGCGGTGCGTATCGCCCTCGCCCTGCGCGCACATCGTGCCGGAGTGACTCCGGTCGATCACGGGGAAACTTTTCGTCGCCCCGACCGACCCACCTTCCTCGGCGAACTCACCTGGTTGGGAGCGGTTTCCAGCGCCTACCGCAAGTATCTTGCGACCGATCGAGCGGTGCTGGACCCAACTCGAACCTGA
- a CDS encoding NADPH-dependent F420 reductase gives MCSIHLQGPRFRAEGGPKANVAVIGTGRVGRAVGLALAKAGHCVVYGSRTPGRESFGVAAAVAGGDAVLVAIPPRAVADFARDNADALAGKLVLDATNDVLGSPANAAALFAEFAPQCRYARAFNSLGAEIFENPMVDGAPADMFFSCAEADREQVEELITDVGLRPIYVGPENYELVDGVMRLWLTLAMARNFGRDLAFRVVTR, from the coding sequence ATGTGCAGCATTCATTTACAGGGTCCGAGATTCCGGGCCGAAGGCGGACCGAAGGCGAATGTCGCGGTCATCGGAACCGGGCGGGTCGGCCGGGCGGTGGGGCTCGCGCTCGCGAAGGCGGGGCACTGCGTGGTCTACGGCTCGCGGACGCCCGGCCGGGAGAGCTTCGGTGTCGCCGCCGCCGTGGCAGGTGGGGATGCCGTACTGGTCGCGATTCCACCGCGGGCCGTCGCGGATTTCGCGCGCGACAATGCGGATGCCTTGGCGGGCAAACTGGTCCTCGATGCCACCAACGATGTGCTGGGCTCACCCGCGAACGCCGCGGCCCTCTTCGCCGAATTCGCGCCGCAGTGCCGATATGCGCGGGCCTTCAACAGTCTCGGCGCGGAGATCTTCGAGAATCCGATGGTCGACGGCGCACCGGCGGACATGTTCTTCTCCTGCGCGGAGGCCGATCGGGAGCAGGTCGAGGAGCTCATCACCGATGTCGGCCTCAGGCCGATCTATGTCGGCCCGGAAAACTATGAACTCGTCGACGGGGTGATGCGCCTGTGGCTCACCCTCGCCATGGCCCGAAACTTCGGCCGTGACCTGGCATTTCGGGTGGTAACCCGCTGA
- a CDS encoding alpha/beta hydrolase, whose product MAITVRGAAVLLAAGVLALVPVSTPFPSTAAAEPETGESDGSRIVNIHTDDARHWVITVYSAAMNGEFTVEVQRPSDTSVPRPVLYLLSGGSGGKGPGSWDRQTHATDFLADKQVNVVQPIGGAASYYADWRAPDPRLGVVKWKTYLTEELPPLLDEALGSNGRNAIAGVSMSGTSVLQLPIAKPGLYRAVAAYSGCAQIADPLGQAYVRLTVAYSAGDAANMYGPPGDPMWAANDPYLHAESLRGLDLYLSSGNGLPGPYDKSGGRGLVGAGIGALANQLLVGGVIEAATDQCTRTMAARLTDLGIPATVNLRPYGTHSWGYWDDELAASWPVLAHGLGL is encoded by the coding sequence ATGGCAATTACTGTGCGCGGCGCGGCGGTATTGCTGGCCGCCGGTGTCTTGGCTCTCGTCCCGGTCTCCACACCATTCCCGTCGACCGCGGCCGCCGAACCCGAGACGGGTGAATCCGACGGTTCGCGAATCGTGAATATCCATACCGACGATGCCCGGCACTGGGTCATCACCGTCTACTCCGCCGCCATGAACGGCGAATTCACCGTCGAGGTGCAGCGCCCTTCCGACACCTCGGTACCGCGACCCGTCCTGTATCTGTTGAGCGGCGGTAGCGGCGGCAAGGGCCCCGGCTCCTGGGACCGGCAGACGCATGCGACCGATTTCCTCGCGGACAAACAGGTCAATGTCGTTCAGCCGATCGGCGGCGCGGCCTCCTACTATGCCGACTGGCGTGCACCCGATCCTCGCCTCGGCGTCGTGAAGTGGAAGACGTACCTCACCGAGGAGCTCCCTCCACTCCTCGATGAGGCACTGGGTTCGAACGGTCGCAATGCCATTGCCGGAGTATCGATGTCGGGCACCTCGGTGCTGCAACTCCCCATCGCCAAACCCGGCCTCTACCGGGCGGTGGCGGCCTACAGCGGTTGTGCGCAGATCGCCGACCCGCTCGGCCAGGCGTATGTCCGCCTGACCGTCGCCTACAGCGCGGGCGATGCCGCCAATATGTACGGCCCGCCCGGTGACCCCATGTGGGCCGCCAACGACCCGTACCTGCACGCGGAATCCCTACGCGGACTCGACCTCTACCTCTCCAGCGGCAACGGCCTGCCCGGCCCCTACGACAAATCCGGCGGGCGCGGCCTGGTCGGCGCGGGCATCGGCGCCCTCGCCAACCAACTGCTGGTCGGCGGCGTCATCGAAGCCGCCACCGACCAGTGCACCCGAACCATGGCCGCCCGCCTGACCGACCTCGGCATCCCCGCCACGGTCAACCTCCGCCCCTACGGCACCCACTCCTGGGGCTACTGGGACGACGAACTCGCCGCCTCCTGGCCCGTCCTCGCCCACGGCCTCGGCTTGTAA
- a CDS encoding cytochrome P450, with protein MLNIFDEEFARDPWPVLRSLREAGGAHRVATPDGPPAWLITRYADVRAGLLDERLSVNLRYSGGSDYEGFAVPAPLDVFQSAEPARLARLRSLVVGELRLAGDWADRAAELIGKSLAGLDGVEEFDFVERVALPLPTVILGELLGLPESEQDSLAAWAQATLAPDARPRARDTLGAMRQIITAVIERGRDGADDTMLGRLVRSGIGGGAADSDELPGLLFYLLFVWYEVLMDMLAGAVLTFSARPDQLAAMLSGADHAVAVDELLRYLSPQVLAAPRFAVTDLEIAGQRIEAGQTVLCCLAAANHDPERFTGPAESNGALELDVRRSPNPHVALGYGAHACVGTGLLRPVLASILGELYTRWPNLRAAIADSAVPWRSGFRHRGPLTLPVRPHGAE; from the coding sequence GTGCTGAATATCTTCGATGAGGAGTTCGCGCGCGACCCGTGGCCGGTGCTGCGTTCGCTGCGCGAGGCCGGTGGCGCGCATCGAGTGGCGACCCCCGATGGTCCACCCGCCTGGCTGATCACCCGGTACGCGGATGTGCGGGCCGGACTCCTGGACGAGCGGCTCTCGGTCAATCTGCGATACAGCGGGGGGAGTGACTACGAGGGCTTCGCCGTCCCGGCCCCGCTGGACGTATTCCAGTCCGCCGAACCCGCGCGCTTGGCGCGGCTGCGCAGCCTGGTCGTCGGTGAGCTGCGACTGGCGGGCGACTGGGCCGATCGGGCCGCCGAGCTGATCGGCAAGAGCCTGGCCGGACTGGACGGGGTGGAAGAATTCGACTTCGTCGAGCGGGTGGCCCTGCCACTGCCGACGGTGATTCTCGGCGAACTGCTGGGATTGCCGGAGTCCGAACAGGATTCACTCGCCGCCTGGGCGCAGGCCACCCTGGCCCCGGATGCTCGCCCGCGAGCTCGCGACACGCTCGGCGCGATGCGGCAGATCATCACCGCCGTCATCGAACGCGGCCGGGACGGCGCCGACGACACCATGCTCGGCCGTCTGGTGCGCTCCGGAATCGGCGGTGGGGCAGCGGATTCCGATGAGCTCCCCGGCCTGCTCTTCTACCTGCTCTTCGTCTGGTACGAGGTGCTGATGGATATGCTCGCCGGTGCGGTCCTGACCTTCTCCGCCCGCCCCGACCAGCTCGCGGCCATGCTGTCCGGCGCGGATCACGCTGTCGCCGTTGATGAACTGCTGCGCTATCTGTCCCCACAGGTCCTGGCGGCTCCCCGCTTCGCCGTCACCGATCTGGAGATCGCCGGGCAGCGGATCGAGGCCGGGCAGACGGTGCTGTGCTGCCTCGCCGCCGCCAATCACGATCCGGAACGCTTCACCGGCCCGGCGGAATCGAACGGCGCGTTGGAGTTGGATGTGCGGCGCAGCCCCAATCCGCATGTGGCACTGGGGTATGGCGCGCACGCCTGTGTGGGAACCGGACTGCTGCGCCCGGTCCTCGCCTCGATCCTGGGGGAGCTCTACACCCGCTGGCCGAATCTGCGTGCGGCCATTGCCGATTCCGCGGTGCCGTGGCGTTCGGGATTCCGGCATCGTGGCCCGCTCACGCTGCCGGTGCGACCGCACGGCGCCGAGTGA
- a CDS encoding DUF1460 domain-containing protein: MRIIARILLVLLTLAGIGLPGATALATPASPSIDDTTANKLDELLGVRMAAGSAGKGELINQISARLLGTPYGANMLVGSATVPEELIVDLRRVDCFTLLDYVEAASRSTDRAGFIANLAETRYTNGTVDFLHRKHFFTDWAVTPRTAADDVTGTLTPAAVTVRKHLNTKADGTSYLPGLPAVERDITYIPATAVDNAVISQLHTGDYLAAYADQPGLDVTHVGIFVATPNGPVFRNATSLAAYRVVDTPLNDYVASTPGLVVLRPH, encoded by the coding sequence TTGCGCATCATCGCTCGCATACTGCTCGTCCTGCTCACCCTGGCCGGGATCGGATTGCCGGGCGCCACCGCGCTCGCCACGCCCGCGAGCCCGTCGATCGATGACACCACCGCGAACAAGCTCGATGAGCTGCTCGGGGTGCGCATGGCCGCCGGGAGTGCGGGCAAGGGCGAGTTGATCAATCAGATCTCGGCGCGGCTGCTCGGTACGCCGTACGGGGCGAACATGCTGGTCGGCTCCGCTACCGTGCCCGAGGAGTTGATCGTCGATCTGCGCCGGGTCGACTGCTTCACCCTCCTGGACTATGTCGAGGCGGCCTCCCGCTCGACGGACCGCGCCGGCTTCATCGCCAATCTCGCCGAGACGCGCTACACCAATGGGACCGTCGACTTCCTGCACCGCAAACACTTCTTCACGGACTGGGCGGTCACCCCGCGCACCGCGGCCGATGACGTCACCGGCACGCTCACGCCCGCGGCCGTGACGGTGCGCAAACATCTCAACACCAAAGCCGACGGAACCTCCTACCTGCCCGGGCTGCCCGCCGTGGAGCGCGACATCACCTATATCCCCGCCACCGCGGTCGACAACGCGGTGATCTCCCAGCTGCACACCGGCGATTACCTTGCCGCCTATGCCGATCAGCCCGGGCTCGATGTGACCCACGTGGGCATCTTCGTCGCCACACCCAATGGCCCGGTATTCCGCAATGCCACCTCGCTGGCGGCCTATCGGGTGGTGGACACCCCGCTCAATGATTACGTCGCGAGCACTCCGGGTTTGGTGGTGCTGCGCCCGCACTGA